In the Arachis ipaensis cultivar K30076 chromosome B10, Araip1.1, whole genome shotgun sequence genome, one interval contains:
- the LOC107623008 gene encoding T-complex protein 1 subunit epsilon, translating to MALAFDEFGRPFIILKEQEQKSRLRGLDAQKANISAGKAVARILRTSLGPKGMDKMLQSPDGDVIITNDGATILEQMDVDNQIAKLMVELSRSQDYEIGDGTTGVVVMAGALLEQAERLLERGIHPIRVAEGYEMASRIAVDHLENIAKKFEFGPTDLEPLIQTCMTTLSSKIVNRCKRSLAEIAVKAVLAVADLERKDVNLDLIKVEGKVGGKLEDTELIYGIVVDKDMSHPQMPKRIEDAKIAILTCPFEPPKPKTKHKVDIDTVEKFQTLRKQEQQYFDDMVQKCKDVGATLVICQWGFDDEANHLLMHRNLPAVRWVGGVELELIAIATGGRIVPRFQELSPEKLGKAGLVREKSFGTTKDRMLYIEHCANSRAVTIFTRGGNKMIIEETKRSLHDALCVARNLIRNNSIVYGGGSAEISCSIAVEAAADRYPGVEQYAIRAFGDALEAIPMALAENSGLQPIETLSAVKSQQIKDNNPNFGIDCNDVGTNDMREQNVFETLIGKQQQILLATQVVKMILKIDDVISPSEF from the exons ATGGCGCTGGCTTTCGACGAGTTCGGGAGGCCGTTCATTATACTGAAGGAGCAAGAACAGAAGAGCAGACTGAGAGGACTCGATGCACAGAAGGCCAACATCTCCGCCGGCAAAGCCGTCGCCCGCATCCTTCGCACCTCCCTTGGCCCTAAAGGCATGGACAAGATGCTCCAGAGCCCCGACGGCGACGTCATCATCA CGAATGATGGAGCAACAATCTTGGAGCAGATGGACGTTGACAACCAGATTGCTAAACTGATGGTTGAGCTGTCCCGGAGTCAGGATTATGAAATTGGGGATGGAACTACTGGAGTTGTTGTTATGGCTGGAGCTCTTCTGGAGCAAGCTGAGCGGCTCTTGGAACGTGGAATTCATCCAATTAGGGTTGCCGAGGGCTATGAAATGGCATCCAGGATTGCTGTTGATCACCTGGAGAATATTGCTAAAAAGTTTGAATTTGGGCCTACGGATTTGGAGCCTTTGATTCAAACTTGTATGACTACTTTGTCCTCTAAAAT TGTGAATCGGTGCAAGCGCAGCTTGGCTGAGATTGCTGTCAAAGCAGTTCTTGCTGTTGCTGATCTAGAAAGGAAAGATGTTAACTTAGATCTAATTAAAGTAGAAGGGAAAGTTGGTGGTAAATTGGAGGATACTGAGTTAATATATGGAATTGTTGTTGACAAGGATATGAGCCATCCACAAATGCCAAAGCGAATTGAAGATGCTAAAATTGCAATCTTGACTTGCCCCTTTGAGCCTCCAAAGCCAAAGACTAAGCATAAGGTGGACATTGATACCGTTGAGAAGTTCCAGACATTAAGGAAACAAGAGCAACAGTATTTTGATGACATGGTTCAAAAATGCAAG GATGTTGGTGCAACCCTGGTTATCTGCCAGTGGGGCTTTGACGATGAAGCAAATCATCTCTTAATGCACAGGAACTTGCCTGCTGTCAGATGGGTTGGTGGTGTAGAGTTGGAATTGATCGCAATTGCAACAG GTGGAAGAATTGTGCCTAGGTTCCAAGAGTTGAGTCCTGAAAAGCTGGGAAAG gcTGGTTTGGTTCGAGAAAAATCCTTTGGTACAACAAAAGACCGGATGCTGTACATTGAGCATTGTGCAAACTCGAGGGCTGTGACAATATTCACTCGTGGAG gtAACAAAATGATCATAGAGGAGACAAAGCGCAGTCTTCATGATGCCTTGTGTGTGGCTAGGAATCTCATCCGCAACAATTCTATagtatatggtggtggttctgcTGAAATTTCCTGCTCTATTGCTGTGGAAGCTGCTGCTGATAGATACCCTGGAGTAGAGCAG TATGCTATCAGAGCATTTGGAGATGCGTTGGAGGCCATTCCGATGGCCCTTGCTGAAAATAGCGGCCTTCAACCTATTGAAACGTTATCTGCTGTGAAGTCCCAGCAAATAAAG GACAATAATCCTAACTTTGGCATCGACTGCAATGATGTTGGCACCAATGACATGCGTGAGCAAAACGTATTTGAAACTTTGATTGGAAAGCAGCAACAGATCTTGCTTGCTACTCAAGTTGTCaagatgattttgaaaattgatgatgttatttccCCATCAGAGTTCTGA